ACAATTAGCGTATGTTCAAGCTTACGAATATATCCGAGATCGAATCTTAAACGGAGAACTAGAACGTGGAACGAAGTTGGTCGAAGAACGTTTAGCAGAAGAAATCGGAATCAGTCGCACACCAGTCAGAGACTCGATTCGAAAACTGGAGCAAGAAGGATTGATTAAACAAAAGCGCGTTGTTAATCCGAGCGACATGGATTTACGGGATATCTTTCAGGTCCGGATGTTGCTTGAAGGTTTCGCAGCTAGTCATTGTGCAATGTACATGCGAGAAGCAGATTTAGAGAAATTAAAACGATGCGTCGAAATCGGAAGAACGGGCGAACTCGAGGAAGTGATGGCAGCGAACAAGGAATTTCATGATATCATTGTCGCCGCAACGAATAATCCGGTCATGATCGACATCATTGACCGGATGCAGTCCATCATCTACTTGTTCCGTAAGACAGTCGTCCATCATAAACGACCGCTCTTGATTGAAGAGCATGATGAGATCTATCAAGCGATTCTACAACATCAACCGGAAGAAGCTGAACGACTAATGAAGGCGCACCTTCAATTAGATTTAGAATTTTGTTTGAACTGGATGAAAGGGTGAACGATTTTGATATCGTTCATCCTTTTTTTATATCACGACGCTTTCTCAGGACAAATGTCCTATTCAAATCAACACGACTCTCGTTAAATGAGAGTATCATGGAACATGAGAGGGGTATGCACATGCGTGGTGTCTTATTTGCGATTGCCGGCGGATTTTTCTTGACGCTCCAAAGTGTCGCCAATGCCCGGATCAGTCAAACGATCGGGACGTGGCAAGCGGCGACGATCACCCAGATGACCGGATTCATCGTTGCGATTCTCTTAGCGATCGTGTTACGGGACCGCAGTTTTTCAGCGATGCGACGTGTCAAACCGCTTTATCTAGCAGGCGGTGCCTTTGCGGCGATCATTTTATTCAGCAATATGACGGCGGTCCACCGGATGGGTGTGACCTTGACGATTTCGCTCTTTTTACTGGCACAATTGGCGCTTGCGTTATGGATTGACGGTAGAGGCTGGTTTGGTGTCATGAAGCGACGACTGCGTGGACCACAAATCATCGGAATCGTGATGATGATCGCGGGGATCTTCATCTTAAAAAGCTAAGGGGGAAAAAGCGTGACAGACATTACGACCTATTTGGAACGCTATCAGTTAGAGCATGTCTTTGATGAATCGTTACGCAAGGCGATGTACATCCAGACGTTTGCACCGGGTGAGACCTTGTGTCGGCAAGGTGATGTTGCGCATGAACTCTACCTGCTCGTCGAAGGGAAATTGAAGATCACACATATGTCGGCAACGGGGAAACGCCTCGTGTTGTCCTTCAAGCATCCGTTTGATCTCGTCGGCGATATTGAGTTCGTCAGGAAGATCGATTTGATGAATACGGTCGAGGCGGTG
This window of the Exiguobacterium acetylicum genome carries:
- a CDS encoding GntR family transcriptional regulator, which translates into the protein MGKKTTQLAYVQAYEYIRDRILNGELERGTKLVEERLAEEIGISRTPVRDSIRKLEQEGLIKQKRVVNPSDMDLRDIFQVRMLLEGFAASHCAMYMREADLEKLKRCVEIGRTGELEEVMAANKEFHDIIVAATNNPVMIDIIDRMQSIIYLFRKTVVHHKRPLLIEEHDEIYQAILQHQPEEAERLMKAHLQLDLEFCLNWMKG
- a CDS encoding DMT family transporter, which produces MRGVLFAIAGGFFLTLQSVANARISQTIGTWQAATITQMTGFIVAILLAIVLRDRSFSAMRRVKPLYLAGGAFAAIILFSNMTAVHRMGVTLTISLFLLAQLALALWIDGRGWFGVMKRRLRGPQIIGIVMMIAGIFILKS